The genome window AATCTGCTCCCGATTGCCGTTTTTGGGGTCGTGGTAAAGCACCACGCGCACGGTAGCGTGCTCATACCCCGGCCGCCGCCGAATCAGTAGCCGGGCCGTGCGCTCAAACCGCAGCTCAAACCCATCTTGCCCGCCCTTAATGGTTGATTGCCCAAAGTCGCAGACCACTTCGGCCGTAGCCGAATCGGGAGCCGGGCGGGCCAGAAGCTGGGCCGCTTCCTGCGCATCCAGCTTGCCAAAACGAACGGGAACTTCCTGAGCCCAGGCCAGCGCCGGAAAGCAAAGCAGCAGGCTTGCCACTGCACCCCACCAATGGGCAGGCACAACACGAGTAATCATTCGACTACGAATAACTAATTACCAAGTAATAAACCGGCCGGGCAGCCCGGCAGCGTAGTAAAACTATTGAAATGCCGTCGAGCTACCAACTGTGGCTATTCTTCTACTGGCGCGGCAGTATGCCGCTGCCCAAGCAGGTAGAGCAAGGCAGCAGTTACAGCCAGGGCGCTCAGCGCGTGCACGAAGGGCAGATGGGCGGGCTCATTGGCGTACAGCCAACCGGCCAGCAGGGCCCCCAAGCCAATACCAGCTTCCAGGGCGATGTACATGGTGGCCACGGCCCGGCCCCGCCGCTCCGGGTGGCTCAGGTCTACGGTCCAGGCGTAGAGGGTAGGCGAATTCAGGCCCGTGGCTAGTCCGAACAGGATGGCCGAACCCAGGAACACCGGCGTTGAGGTCGCCAGCGCCATCAGGGCCAGTGACACCGCCATTAGGGCCGAGGAGCCAATGAGCACCGGCACGCGGCCGTAACGGTCGGAGGCCCGGCCGGCCAGCAGCCGCACCACCAGGGAAGCGCCGGTGTAACAGGTATAGAACAGGCCTTTGCTGCCGTGCGTGAGGCCTAGCAGGCGGCTTTGGTCGGGAATGACGGTGAGCACGGCCCCAAATGGAAACAAGCACAGCAGCGTCACGAGGGCCGGTTTGAGTACTCGCGGCTCCAGCACCTCGCTCCAATCAAGGCGCAGCAGGCTCCAGCGGAAAGGCTGGCGCTGGTCGGGAGGTAGGGTTTCCGTCATGGTGCCCTGCACCACCAAGCTCAGCAACGCCAGGCCCGAGGAGCAGTAGAACATCGTGTTTAGGGAAAACTGCTCGGCCAGGAAGGACCCTAGCATGGGGCCCGCGGCCATGCCCAGGGAGCCGGCTACCCCCAGCAACCCCATGGCCTCGCCACGGCGAGCGTACGGAATGATGTCGGCAATAAAGGCGGCGGTGCCCGTGGGCTTGAAGCCCGTGCTGAAGCCGTGCAGCAGGCGCAGTCCCAAAAATGCCGCCACGGTGGCCGTGAAAGGGTAGAAGAAGCCGCACACAAAGCACACTAATGAGCCAAACACCATTACCGGAATCCGGCCCACGGTATCAGCCAGCTTGCCGCTAAAGGGGCGCGAAAGGCCAGCCGTGAGCGTGAACAAAGCAATAATGAAACCCTTGTACTCGGCCCCGCCCAGGCGCGTGAGGTAGTCGGGCAGCTCGGGCAGCAGCATGTTGAAGCTCATGAAAAAGAGCAGCGACGAAAGGCACATCAGCCAGAAGCCGGGAGTGTACACCCGGGCGGGAGCAGTAGCGGAAGGTACAAGCATGGAAAGGCAAAGGTAGCCCCAGGAGTGCGGCCCGGCCCTACCAGAGGGTAAATATGCTGATACTCGCCGCGTTGCAAGCATGTGCAAGGACTGCACGCGAGAGCGAAAGCAAAAAGGCCAAAATTCTTTCGGAGAAAAATTCTCCACTAGCACCAACCAACCGTGTACCTTCGTTGTAGTACACCCATCACTTACACGTTATCAGGTATGGCACAAGACCAGCAGAATCAAGCCCAGAACGGCACCTCCGGCAACGGTACCGGGACGGCCGTCACCGGCGCCGGAACGTCGCATGACCAGCGTACGGCCGAAGGCGAAAATGCCCAGACCCTTACCACCCGCCAGGGCCACCCACTCACCAACAACCAAAACCTGCGTACCGTAGGCAACCGTGGTCCGGCTACGCTGGAGAACTACCA of Hymenobacter sublimis contains these proteins:
- a CDS encoding MFS transporter, which produces MLVPSATAPARVYTPGFWLMCLSSLLFFMSFNMLLPELPDYLTRLGGAEYKGFIIALFTLTAGLSRPFSGKLADTVGRIPVMVFGSLVCFVCGFFYPFTATVAAFLGLRLLHGFSTGFKPTGTAAFIADIIPYARRGEAMGLLGVAGSLGMAAGPMLGSFLAEQFSLNTMFYCSSGLALLSLVVQGTMTETLPPDQRQPFRWSLLRLDWSEVLEPRVLKPALVTLLCLFPFGAVLTVIPDQSRLLGLTHGSKGLFYTCYTGASLVVRLLAGRASDRYGRVPVLIGSSALMAVSLALMALATSTPVFLGSAILFGLATGLNSPTLYAWTVDLSHPERRGRAVATMYIALEAGIGLGALLAGWLYANEPAHLPFVHALSALAVTAALLYLLGQRHTAAPVEE